The following are from one region of the Acanthopagrus latus isolate v.2019 chromosome 2, fAcaLat1.1, whole genome shotgun sequence genome:
- the c18h3orf33 gene encoding protein C3orf33 homolog isoform X1 gives MPELSSETETEAGSSDRQQRDRGTASSRNVVSLISQLADDNLTLVRNISTGLAVVGVVVIARSIRLITRFRAASEIPARFIERNVSLRGKVHSVTERGVEVEHVPIYLPVISPLLSKHKGALTSPMLVHLAGVELTPEGRVWLQKNLTPAQTVWLKLISREDDALHCLVSQSRQGSMWSYCINEEVLRLGLARTAPIVGVLPDCRLYWRLHKRLHRAEVRAERKGRGLWKEDSLWERASKAVRDSALFRLMRRIFKRT, from the exons atgCCGGAGCTTTCCTCAGAAACAGAAACCGAAGCGGGCAGCAGCGACAGACAACAAAGAGATCGCGGCACCGCGTCATCCCGCAACGTCGTGTCTCTAATATCTCAACTGGCAGATGATAATCTGACACTCGTGCGG AACATAAGCACCGGGCTGGCGGTGGTCGGTGTTGTTGTGATAGCGAGGAGTATCAGACtg ATCACCAGATTTCGAGCTGCGTCAGAGATCCCTGCTCGCTTCATCGAGAGGAACGTCAGTCTTCGTGGGAAAGTTCACTcagtcacagagagaggagTCGAGGTGGAGCATGTTCCTATTTACCTGCCGGTCATCTCTCCGTTACTGTCCAAACACAAAG GTGCACTCACGTCCCCGATGCTGGTGCATCTTGCTGGGGTGGAGTTGACTCCAGAGGGCAGGGTCTGGCTACAGAAGAACCTGACTCCTGCCCAAACAGTCTGGCTAAAACTTatcagcagagaggatgacGCACTGCACTGTCTGGTGTCTCAAAGCAGG CAGGGGTCCATGTGGAGCTACTGTATAAACGAAGAGGTCCTCAGACTGGGTCTGGCTCGCACTGCGCCCATTGTCGGAGTCCTGCCTGACTGTCGCCTCTACTGGCGTCTCCACAAACGGCTGCACAGGGCAGAGGTCAGGGCGGAGAGGAAGGGGCGGGGACTGTGGAAGGAGGACAGCCTGTGGGAGAGGGCCTCCAAGGCTGTGAGGGACAGCGCTCTGTTCAGACTGATGAGGAGGATCTTTAAGAGGACGTGA
- the c18h3orf33 gene encoding protein C3orf33 homolog isoform X2: MPELSSETETEAGSSDRQQRDRGTASSRNVVSLISQLADDNLTLVRNISTGLAVVGVVVIARSIRLITRFRAASEIPARFIERNVSLRGKVHSVTERGVEVEHVPIYLPVISPLLSKHKGALTSPMLVHLAGVELTPEGRVWLQKNLTPAQTVWLKLISREDDALHCLVSQSRGSMWSYCINEEVLRLGLARTAPIVGVLPDCRLYWRLHKRLHRAEVRAERKGRGLWKEDSLWERASKAVRDSALFRLMRRIFKRT; encoded by the exons atgCCGGAGCTTTCCTCAGAAACAGAAACCGAAGCGGGCAGCAGCGACAGACAACAAAGAGATCGCGGCACCGCGTCATCCCGCAACGTCGTGTCTCTAATATCTCAACTGGCAGATGATAATCTGACACTCGTGCGG AACATAAGCACCGGGCTGGCGGTGGTCGGTGTTGTTGTGATAGCGAGGAGTATCAGACtg ATCACCAGATTTCGAGCTGCGTCAGAGATCCCTGCTCGCTTCATCGAGAGGAACGTCAGTCTTCGTGGGAAAGTTCACTcagtcacagagagaggagTCGAGGTGGAGCATGTTCCTATTTACCTGCCGGTCATCTCTCCGTTACTGTCCAAACACAAAG GTGCACTCACGTCCCCGATGCTGGTGCATCTTGCTGGGGTGGAGTTGACTCCAGAGGGCAGGGTCTGGCTACAGAAGAACCTGACTCCTGCCCAAACAGTCTGGCTAAAACTTatcagcagagaggatgacGCACTGCACTGTCTGGTGTCTCAAAGCAGG GGGTCCATGTGGAGCTACTGTATAAACGAAGAGGTCCTCAGACTGGGTCTGGCTCGCACTGCGCCCATTGTCGGAGTCCTGCCTGACTGTCGCCTCTACTGGCGTCTCCACAAACGGCTGCACAGGGCAGAGGTCAGGGCGGAGAGGAAGGGGCGGGGACTGTGGAAGGAGGACAGCCTGTGGGAGAGGGCCTCCAAGGCTGTGAGGGACAGCGCTCTGTTCAGACTGATGAGGAGGATCTTTAAGAGGACGTGA